DNA from Misgurnus anguillicaudatus chromosome 13, ASM2758022v2, whole genome shotgun sequence:
TACAGGATTCATTAGACCACAGAATTTCCCTTGTCACAATTTCCCCGCATAACGAAAATAAATACTTCTCGTCTATGACGTTTACAGCGCACAAAAAACTGCATCAGCCCATTTTGCTTGCGTGACATGCGTCATTTCAGAGAAATCCATTATTCTCAAGTAATTTCTCAACATCTGCGTCGTCTTTCAAAAGACCTCAACCAGCCAGATTTGGTTACTACAGGTGAACGTTCTTCaacatcatttaaaaacacatgcaGGATATCCTGTTTTcataattttctaaatgtcaTACCAGACTCATCATTTTGTTGTCTGATCGTCTACGCAATGTCCTTGACTTCATTGCATAACGGATCACTGGGGTCTTATTTACTCTTATTAGTCCGGTTAAACAACCGCTGGAAGTGCAACTATCTTAAATGGAAGTTCTACGCCGCAAAATAATCAACACTGCATTAAAGTAGAAAAAGGTTAAAATGACCTTGCCTACGTTAGTCTGTGGTACATCAAAAGGCTTTTTTCCATCCCACACACTTTTCCCTCCATTTATTTTCCAGCCACAAAGTTCTATCTCTCCTTCTTTCTCGTTATTTCTCGCAAATGGCTGCTCTCGACCAATGAAGGCTCACCAGAGTGGGTGCGGAGGTGTCCTGTAAGGGCATCGCGGCGACGGCAGGCGTAGTTACAAAAGGGACATTTGAAGGGCTTCTCGCCGGAGTGGAGCTTGATGTGGCGGAGCAGGTTGCCTTTCTGTGTGAAGGAGGCGCCGCACTGGTTACACTGGAATGGTCGCTCACCTGCCGAGACCAAGACTACCAGTTTTCGCACCGGCCCAAAACAAAATAGCAGCAcgtattagggctgcacgattatgaCACAAATCGTACTTGTTGAGTAAATTCCTTTATAATGTAACTGCaattattcatttaaatgaaaagaattaacattaaaaaaaattgtgtaagGCTTGACATATTTTCTGAGAAGTAAATTAAACGCTGTACATAACACTTTCCATGCTTATTTGTGCAGCCCTAGCAcgtattttttatgatttttcaaTCAGAAAACACCTACCTGTATGGCTCCGTTTGTGCACCATTAAAACATTAGGTCCGATGCAGATCATCCCACAAATATCGCATTTAAGTTTCCCGTTAGGCAGCCGAACAGGACTGGGTGATGCAGGCCCAGGGCTGGCCATCTCCCCGCAACCGCTTCCAGCCTGTCCTAGCGTACCTCCAACTATCTCCACTGCCCCGTCGTCTGCCAAGTCCACCTTTTCATCTTTCCACCCTTCATCTTTTTCCCCAAGTCTCCTTTTTGCCAGCGAAGCAACACCTGCCTCCTCGTCGCTGTAGAGCTCCACCTTGATGGAGTTACCTGGACAGAGAGAGATGCTTGTAAAGGTATTCTCTCTGCAAAAGATTTATATAAAGAGAATTGTGGGGGAATCCCAACTTTAAAGTAAGTATGCATCTGTTATGAGAATCAAACCAATGACCTGATTTTATTCTTGTTTTCTCTTCCTTtctgtttcttttcttttttttactgtaaagcacTTAAAACTAGATAAACTAGAGCTGTGCtatataaaaaaactttgaCTTGAGCATTACTACATTTCATGCTTTATCAATAGAGCCAATGGAAATAGAAGCCTTGTGCCATTTGGTATTATAGGAATATAGTGGGTAAGACTAAAATTATAATAAACTATACATGGTAAATATAGAAATGTTTAAGAAAAGTAGGATATAAAAGCTCATTGAGTGTACAGAAATACTGACCACTGAGTGAGCGGCTGGGAGAGGACTGTTGGCTGTTTGGTGTGCTCACTGTGGGTCCTCTTATCCCTGCGAAAAACTCCCGCTCTGTTGAAGAATCTCCACTACCTGAAAACATAAATGCAcagttgggtcaaaaatgcttCATTCTTTGCATTTGTCTCATTCAATGCAATATTTATCGTAAATTATGTAATAGGTACAGCAACTGAATGACAACtttaactaaaaaagtaacatgAATTTTAGCAACAAAAACTTAGACACGTCACATGTTTGCtctaatgacaatatgatatgaAATGATATAggatatatgtgaccctggaccacaaaaggTGTACGGATATATTTGTAGTTATagtcaacaatacattgtatgggtgaAAATTATCGATATTCTTCTATGTCAAAAATCAtaaggatattaagtaaagatcatgtttaatgaagatattttgtaaatttcataaagtaaatatatatgtttacatatcattagtaatatgtgttgctaaagacttcatttggacaaatttaaaggcaattttctcaatatttagatttttctgcaccctcagattccagactTTCAAATAATTGTATCTTGACCAAATATTGTCCAAAGCATGGAAAAATGTCaatagaaagcttatttattcagcttttaaatgatgtataaatctcaatgtAAAAATATTGACCTATATGACGATTTTGTTgtacagggtcacatatatgatatgatataaAATGATATATGGCATGGACGTGATGATTCACATTATCcaagcatgttttaaaaaagcaTCTTGTGTGATTCAATAGAAGCAAGAAAATCTGAATGTTTGTAtaaatttattataataaatgttacCAGCTTGTTCACATTGGAATtagtaacataaaaaatactAAAAGCATTGTTTGAATTTCTaacaaaaagtttaaaaacaaaagtatCGCCGTAAATTAAAGGAGGGACATTTACGATTTTGGATTAGTtcgagattttttttgttttttattgtcatATGTTCCTAGGTacaagaaaatgtatttaaaaattatttcttttgtttttacctCACAAGAACATAGGTTAGAAAGGCGAccaacattaaaataaaaaactgagaaagtaaagaaataaaataaaaagtaagaaTTAAAAATGAGAGTAAGTTTGCAATAAAAGTAAGTAGtgcaataaaaagtaaaaataattaGTTGTATGAAAACAATTTTTCTTATGTTGTAAATTGTACTAGTAATTACTGAACAAATTGTTCATACTACTAAGTATTTCTAGTTTTTATTGCAAACTTGCTTTCGTTTTTTATTCGtactttttattgcattttcttaaaaaaatcccaattttaaaaaaaggtttaaaaaaatcccCAAATTTTCCATCTGGTCTTAGACCTTTGCACCCTCTGTACTACCCCACTGTATTTATCAACATCTGTCTATTAGAAAAACTGAAGTAAGTAAAAGCATCTTACCTGACATATAAGAACGGCCATTGCAATCGTCAGCATTCATTATCACACCAGCTGCCTGCACCAAAGAATAAAAAAGATTataatatttctttaaatacaCAAAACCTCACTGATATAGCAATTTATAATTTTAACATGGTAGACAGTAGGAAACCAAACACTCGTAAAAGACTTAAGTATAATTcaagataaaaacaaaatgggATATGCGGTAACACCTAGTAACACCTCAAAAAACCATAAAACGTATGAATGGGGCTTCTGGtttcaaatgaaaaaaatacttgCTGGTTCACTTGCAGTTTGTAATTTCTCCCTTTCCTGTGTGGTTGTTCTGTTTGAGTTGCTGAATAATTGATATGCACACTGGTCAAGGCCTCATTTCTAACTCAACATCTTAAATGACTGTCCATTCTATATAATGCTTGTCTCAAAGGAAAAGTAGTATGTGAGATAGTGCCCTCCCTTTATTCTGTGACACCCATCAGAACACATAAAGCAATGTGCGAAATACAAGATTGCCACTGTGATTGACTGTTACCACTTATTAAAaggggaaaaaaataaaaaaacgtaaTGTTGTGAAACTATCGTGTTAATCcacaaattataaaatataaaactacatttacattatattattgaAGACACACCTCTTCCACATACACGTGACTAACTCCTAAccctgcacctttaactttaacattggttgcaataaaaaaatcatgttttattacTATTCccaattaaaatatatatatactgtaactTTGTGTCCTACACTTGTTGGCTCCTTAGGAAAAGGTTAAATGCTCCATTAtctgtaagtttaaaaaaaatgaatacatttaaattCATATTGCAGAGGACATAAGAACAAAATGTGTATGTATGGCCAGTCAAAAAACACTGAATCAAGATTGTGCAATAAGATATCAGAAATTGCTTTTTATAGTAGATTACTTTAATTCCAGAATAAAGACTCACTGACAATTACAGTGTTTCACGGCATAATATAACTTCTAACGTAATAACATACAGGCCCTCAAGGCGTTAAACAAgagtaaacaaacaaagataCTGGTGGCCCGTCGATCGCTTTACAGAGGCAACAGGCAGAATCCATGAATTCACACAGCTGTCAATATGAGTCTAATAAGAGCAATAATAAACGCAATCTGTCTGTAgccaaaacaacaaatacaacaGCAACGTTATCGTACACAAACCCTCCAATGTTTAGCAACTTTTAACGCACCATCACTAAAACAGTTGAAGTATCACGGAGTGACAGCACGCAGAACCACGTCAATCCTGCTCTGTCTGTAGCAACGCTAGCTAGCCACCGCTGCTAACCAGCTAACGAGACGTGACAGCTCACAAAAAacgaaagagagtgttaaactaCATAACAAACGACAGAACTAAGGTTGCTCTTAACGATAACCGATCGACCGCATCCGACTGTGAAAAACGCTCGACATATAGACGTGACAAACTACAGCGGAATTATGTTTCCTGAGAACCCACTGGCGTTGCTATGGCACCCAGCACTCGACAGATGCCGTCTATCCGCGTAAACCCTGCCAATCCGAGCACAGTTATCTGACCTAATGTCActttttttcagtaacgagtGTTGATTTTGTACGTTGAGTATTTTTTCTTACCTGACGATCGATTATTGTTGCAGTATTTATACAGCAGAACCGCCGTTTGTTTTCTCTGTCGAAGGCAGCATCTCCGGGATCTTTTACCTGAAACCCCAAACAACTTCCGGGCCCATGCCGGGATACAGGCCCGAATAACCTATAACCGAAAACTGACTCCCAAATCCATAATAAGGAGGGATTATCGAAAGCATCGATCCGGATCCTACAGGTTAGGAAATATAAAAGAGGACAAAGCTAGGATAGGAACGCTGCATATTTTCATCGCTAatgcagaaaaaaaattattagctTAATTTGTAGGACGTCATTTAGCCAACCTTAATACACCAAATTTACAACCTGGtaatttttatctatttatatgatttttaaaaatgttgttttgcaagaatgaaaaaaatatatatatatttaatatatggtagtatttatataattttagattaaataaaaattttatttattcacaTATTTTCCATACTCTGGTGGATTATTTAAGAAGTAAAATAGAAATTAATCTGCAGTCAAATTCAAccagtaaacaaaaaatatagccTGAAATGACTACATTAGCCTTACCATACCCTAAATTAATTCAATTGCACatagattttatttattatgataAAATCTATATGCACTTTGATTTATTATGAACTTGCCGACTGttgtcaattaaaaaaaaatctatcaaAATTTAAACTTATACAGCATTTGTGCAATATATAATACACCTTTAGTAATACTTTATATAGCCGTAAGAGGGCGGCAAATACTTAGTTAGTAACCCGTCTAAATAACATCGGATTAAAGtgcacatatttcattgctaaaaaacaacgttattttgtgtatttggtacaatacaatgtgttcgcgtggtttatggttaaaaaaacaattattttccacataccgtacatttttgtagctccagatttacCTCTCTTCTTGAAacacactgattttgtacaaaatctcATAGATTTAAAAATCaatgtgtccctgattggccagctaatctgtacgttgtaattggcctgaatacctctgacgtcagccagaaaaGTGACGCTCCTTATCATGTTTGAAAGCTTCGGTCACAATGCAGCGCTGACAGGAGTTAAACGGGGGGAATTAAAATAATATcgatcttgtctacatcaccaatcccagtaAGTAAACtgtactgttgcctacaatcccagtgtttgttgtagtccaagaaaagagatttacgttgaagacgataacttgcgtcatcgtttactttggggtttgtaccttttgcatatagttaacgtactaatacacatacaccaaaggaaatgtaaaatcgtgaattggataattggtgctctttaactattttgtttttgataaattcatatttatttcattacaCCAGGTGGACTAAAAAGGATGTGAAATCTGAGTCTTTGAAAACGTATGTTCTTTATTTATCAGATCATCTTCTTCGTTGTGGCTTGTGCCTGTGAAGAAGTATCTCATATGCTTCCTTGATCTGAATAAACATCTGTTGTGCCTCTGTTTGTCTCTTGGGGTTGTGGTCTGGATGCCACACTTTAGCCAGTTCCCTGTAACTGCGAGTTATCTCCTCCAGAGAAGCTTCTTCGGGCAATGATAGTATCTGATTTAAGcattaaaatgacaataaatatGTATAACAGTAGTATAATAGAAACATAACTGTAATCTTGACTCACCTTCAGAGCCTCTGTTTCTTTTTTACTATATTCATTAAGAAGTATCTCCAACATTTTTTTCCAACTGTCCTCATAGAAACCCCCTCCCGTCACGGCACACAGAATACGATAAGGCAACAAGAGAAAGAACTCCAGGAGCCCTTTGAGCCAAGGAAGGAACCAGAAAAAATCAAGCAGGGCTGCTATACAGTCTGATATGTAGTACAACGTGGCTGTGGTGTTGTGGAAGAAGCAGTATCCGAGCGGTGCAGAGAAAGCAATCACGCCTAAACTCAGACGATACAGTCGAGGACCTTTGGAAAAAAGACAAATTTGGTATCTTGCAGATTGAAACACCATACATAGACACACATATAAAATGTCCATAGGCCGAGTGTGTCTCACCCAGTGGCTCTTGTGGATATCCAGCAGGCTGCATTGGTTTTAACATGCGGTGTTGTGCAGCAGTGATGCTGGCAGCTATGCTGATGGGGAGTGGAGACACACTGCTACCATAGAAGATGGATGAGGTGATTATACACGTAACAAGAGTTTTCTGGAGGTCGGAAGTCTGCTGGCCGACAGAGGACACCAGGTGCACACCTGCACCTATGCTCAGCGGCAGCACAAGAAAGTAGAAGAAACTGAGAGAACTTAGGCTTATTAAAGCAACTGAGCCAAAGTAAATGCCCACACAAACCTGACCGGTAAACCGAATCAGGCCTATTGGTGGTGGAGCGACAGGTGGGCGTCTATCGCGGGCTCCCCCTGCCTTCTGATTGGCTTCACTCACGTATGATGGAATACGGAAGAACTCTCTCATCCACCCAATGCCGAAACCACCCAATGTGATCATCCACAAGAGGGCATGGCTGTCTCTACCCAAATAAATATGATGAAGGCCAAGTGGTCCACCCATGGCCCATAGGGCATATGTTATTATGAGCTTCTTAGCCATGGGGTCATTCTAGCTGCACACGGgatcttaaaaaatattaaataaatgcacTTCAAAATGGTGAAGAATGATATACCtattatgaaaatgtattatgaaacTTATAAATATGGAACAGCCCTTTGAAATTGTTAATAAATACTAGTTTATAAAATATGATTGTATTTATAGACCATCTTCATTTCTTAATcattatttagatatttttaaatatgtatgcattatttaGGCTGCTGGATTTTACTCATTGCACTATTGCTTAACTCACAACAACTCGCTCGTGTCTTACCTGCGTAACTGAGAGATTCACCTTCATACACCAACGTTGCAGAAGCGTTATGACAAGGATCGTGATGAAAATATACGACTGCATGGAACAGAGCGCAAAATCACTGCTTTAAgccaactttaattttaattcatgaactttctcaaaataaaataacCTATGGACTTCCGCATTTGCGTCAGTTTGGACTTTGGTAACATGATGACACTATTGAACCATAAAGGGTACAGTAAAATTGACCTATGATCACAGATACAGACACATTAGACCCTTAAAGAGCAAATGTCATCTGCGTGTgcatttattatgtttttttcattttagtACAGCACTTGCATTTTATCATTTCAATGACAGCTGTCATATAATTATTAcacaattatgtcattttttgcGCTTAATTTTAAACCAATTATATTACATAACATTTTATATCATCCACAAATGGTTCTGGctagaggggatacagctatggACAAATCTCGCGAGTTGTTGGGTTTAACGTTAGGTTTTGGGGGTAGATTAAGGTGAAAAAAGTGGTCctggctagataggatacagctacGTCCTAATcccgtgaaatgttgggtttagggtaaagTTTGGAGGTAGGATTAGAATGACAACAGGCTTATTATGCgccgccgcaagaaccgacagccggatgacgtcaaagttccgcgagagcgatttaaaagcggactcctccgtatgatttcgcgaatcgctctcgcggtactttgacgacATTCTGCTGTCGAGTCTTGTGGCGCCGCATGATTCGAGATTTCACGATAGCTTGTttgtagctgtatcccttctagccacagcCTCAAAAAATGGAGTTTAGTCAGAAACTAAACTCCGCCTCTTCCTCCGCCCCAGGCCCGCCCCTCCTCCAGTCGATGGAGTTTGAggcgatttttttttaatgattagtGATTCGGAGCATCTGTGAGCACGCTGACTCGTGCAGATTTGCTATGGTTACGGTTTTGCTCGTTTGCAGGTAAAAAGTAATGTGTAAGCGTTTATCCACCTCATACGGAGAATGACAGGGAATTTAAACAGTTCCCTTTTGTGACCTAGAATGGAGTAACTGCGTTCGTCTGCTTTAACTTGAGAAAAGTTTGCACGCACTACGTAAGTTACTCAGAAACTAAAATGTTTGAAGACTTATAACCGGGTACAGTCCAAGACATGCTGTCAAAGCATGGAAACAGACGACGTGTCGGTTAGAGAACAACTTTTCCACGACCGAGTCCGAGAAACCATTGTGAGTTTTCATCTTTTATTTACTTCATCTGTTTGTTTTCTCCTGTTACTTTGTTTGCATGTTGTTATGTAACCTTTTCAAAGGGTTTGCATTCGTTTTTTTGTGGTGTGTCTATTAAAAATACTGATGGATTGGATGTTTGTTTAGTGTGTACCAGAATTTTATGTGCTCTAACGTTACCACAAAAACCTTTTATTcacaatgacattttttttattgtgtttgaACAACTAAGTGCAATCCTTCCTTGTTatatttacaaaacatttaGACCCAAGGGGGATGTGCTGTATGTATTTCCCCAACCCCCTCCCCCTTCCCCCATTTTGTTAAGAATAAATCATTCATTACATGATACACATGTGTCATTACAATGTTGATAACCTTATAAATGGAAAATGTGCTCAGTTTTGAGGGATTGTGttataatgtgtttttgctgGTAGAAAACATAACAAACGTAATAGCTTTTTGGCATGTATGTGTGAAAATTTTCTTTGAATAACTTGTACACCGACCTAATATTATACTATTAGGTGTCATACCCAAAACTGAACTTCAACCTAACAAACCTTACAGCAGGACACTTGGGGATGACCTTTACTCCTTAATAAACCTTTCTCTTACtcagcgttttttttattttttaaacaaatgtacatttaaattatgATTGTTTGACTATGTAGGCTTATTcacacataaaaaatatttaaatgaaatactgTATTTGAGGTCAACATGTTTTTAGTCAGTTCATAATGATGATCATCATTTTGGTAGGGCAGCCATGTACAGTATGCTTTTTCTGTGCAAGCATATCTGTTTTTCAGTGTTTATCTATGTGTATATTCAATTTTAGTTATATATATAGCAAATAATAAGCGAATAACCCTACATCGAATAAAGTTGAAAGATCCCTTTAGTAAAATGCACAGATGGATCACAACTAGATAATGTAAATCAGGCCTATTGTGTTTGCCTCAGGCTTTGGGCAGGGCTGGTCCTAAAATGCAGAGCTCCTGCTGTTATAGTTATTGATTTCTGCTGTTACTGTCCCTACTTATCTGAGGtttataatataaatgaatGGGAGGATGTACTTGAAACAAAACACTGAATATGAATTCACGGTTTTGAAGAAACCGTTGCGCAAAATGCAAGAGATTGTCAACACTTTGCAATTGGGGTGACAACCTGTTGTTAACAGAGGCTATCTGATCTGGCACACGGTCCACGGTATAGCTGTGCAAAGAATGTAATGTACGTTATTAAGGTGCATACCTGAACATGTTGCTCAATCGACGTGCACCATGAACGTCTTTGTTCTCCTCTCTGCGtatatattttcaatttatGCGTGTGTCTTCTGTAAGAGTGGGTGGATCGTTTTGACGTTTGTTGTTCAGCTTGTTTCTAATGCGAGGCATATGTAAGCAAGAAGTTACACTTTGGAAGCATGGTCTTTGGTTGGATGTGCTTTATTGCTCATCTAGACAGGCCAAGGCTAAAAAGCCATTGCAGATTATTTTGAAACTGTAAATTCTTAAAGACCTTGACAGTCCAGCCTGGATCAAGTGTTTAGTTGTTATATCCCACGCCTGTTCTGAATAATGCCTAATCTAACCACAAATGTTGTTTTCAAATAGTGCCAGTTCACAGTTGGACTAAAGCCGACCCTTCTTGCAGAATATATCTTGTTTTATCATATTAATCCATGTCTTATTATCCAGATTACTTGAAGCTGATTGAGACTTGGGGACCATTTGCACATAACTTATTTCAGCCGTAAGCGGGGAAGTTTTATGCGGTTTGGCTGTTTGTATACACAACGGGGTCCTGAAAACGTAAACTTTTAAAGATG
Protein-coding regions in this window:
- the dnajc22 gene encoding dnaJ homolog subfamily C member 22; translation: MAKKLIITYALWAMGGPLGLHHIYLGRDSHALLWMITLGGFGIGWMREFFRIPSYVSEANQKAGGARDRRPPVAPPPIGLIRFTGQVCVGIYFGSVALISLSSLSFFYFLVLPLSIGAGVHLVSSVGQQTSDLQKTLVTCIITSSIFYGSSVSPLPISIAASITAAQHRMLKPMQPAGYPQEPLGPRLYRLSLGVIAFSAPLGYCFFHNTTATLYYISDCIAALLDFFWFLPWLKGLLEFFLLLPYRILCAVTGGGFYEDSWKKMLEILLNEYSKKETEALKILSLPEEASLEEITRSYRELAKVWHPDHNPKRQTEAQQMFIQIKEAYEILLHRHKPQRRR